From one Rhopalosiphum padi isolate XX-2018 chromosome 2, ASM2088224v1, whole genome shotgun sequence genomic stretch:
- the LOC132921977 gene encoding large ribosomal subunit protein bL32m: protein MNGLSALRRIKNRLYTDFDAFCHMILGHAPPPALSFASTAETLKPSISALTNVQRLFGDSIFWAVPKHRRTIEKRLKRKFGCINDFYKILLPRTDLLTCNQCGHSYQRRHLCANCYKRVKDETTEFQEVIEKELGLKPIEQEVVVLYKGEKTKQPVEEFWKGKRIIELKREKPSWFSRNLLQRTTIGNSDSKDVQPSELA, encoded by the exons atgaacggTCTCTCGGCGCTGAGAAGGATTAAAAATCGGCTGTACACAGATTTTGACGCCTTTTGCCACATGATACTAGGGCATGCGCCTCCACCAG CTCTTTCTTTTGCCAGTACTGCGGAAACACTTAAACCATCTATCTCAGCCCTAACAAATGTTCAAAGACTATTTGGCGATTCTATTTTTTGGGCAGTACCCAAACATAGACGTACAATTGAGAAAAGACTAAAACGAAAATTTGGttgtattaatgatttttacaaaattctttTACCTCGTACAGATTTACTCACATGTAACCAATGTGGTCATAGTTATCAAAGACGCCATTTGTGTG ccaATTGTTATAAGAGGGTTAAAGATGAAACTACAGAGTTTCAAGAAGTCATTGAAAAAGAATTGGGCTTGAAACCCATTGAACAGGAAGTAGTAGTTCTGTATAAAGGAGAGAAAACCAAACAACCAGTAGAAGAATTTTGGAAA ggTAAAAGAATCATTGAACTCAAAAGAGAAAAACCGTCATGGTTCAGTAGAAACTTATTACAAAGGACTACTATTGGCAACTCTGATTCGAAAGATGTACAACCGTCAGAATTAGCTTAA
- the LOC132921976 gene encoding uncharacterized protein LOC132921976, with protein sequence MSSTISSKITDDVGTVAALRVALQTLAERCEKLQSRLDIVEKENVTIKSHCTCQTSNIKSSEVNIQELSSKKQQLVEYLRIVTNENRTLWTTLSTLDNPAVQSNDKIKPKNSLAIIDNYLKYNDVDFKMNSNCIMDTDDDLLSLQYSSDDESWPMLLSELNAYKEKLTLAKHLLADQNDLIFNVTSRFNLLVEEVKVIKPSAEYRDAETLTNSTLDSTTPCICGVRAKPDNHRICPLCKLYIVGAEGDKMFDKLVEHVSSHFPDEEPETIIDSLSGHY encoded by the exons atgtcTTCTACAATATCCAGTAAAATAACTGATGACGTAGGGACAGTCGCTGCATTGCGTGTAGCTCTCCAAACGTTGGCGGAACGCTGTGAAAAGCTACAATCTCGATTAGATATAgttgaaaaagaaaatgttaCTATAAAAAGTCACTGTACATGTCAGACGTCCAATATCAAATCTTCAGAAGTTAATATTCAAGAGTTATCTAGTAAAAAGCAACAGTTGGTTGAATACCTAAGAATAGTTACCAATGAAAATCGTACACTGTGGACAACATTGTCAACACTAGATAATCCTGCAGTTCAATCAAATGATAAAATCAAGCCGAAGAACTCTTTAGCAATCATAgacaactatttaaaatataatg atgttgATTTCAAGATGAATTCTAATTGCATTatg gatACAGATGATGATTTATTAAGTCTTCAGTATAGTTCGGATGATGAATCTTGGCCTATGTTATTGTCTGAACTTAATGCATACAAAGAAAAATTAACCTTAGCTAAACATTTACTTGCCGatcaaaatgatttaatttttaatgtcacATCAAGATTCAATCTACTTGTTGAGG aagTCAAAGTTATAAAGCCATCTGCAGAGTATCGAGATGCAGAAACATTAACAAATTCTACTTTAGATTCCACTACACCTTGTATTTGTGGGGTTCGTGCAAAACCAGATAATCATAGAATATGCcctttatgtaaattatacattgtGGGAGCTGAAGGcgataaaatgtttgataaattaGTTGAACATGTAAGCAGTCATTTTCCCGATGAAGAACCTGAAACTATAATTGATAGTTTATCTGGacactattaa